Sequence from the Actinomycetota bacterium genome:
TGGGAAACGTCGTAGAGGTTGGCGGCGTCCTCGGACTGGTAGCCGCCGGTCGGGCCCTTCAGGTAGACCTTGCCGCCCAGCTCCACCACCTGCTCGCTGACCAGGTTGCCCAGGAGGCTGACCTTCACGGTGGCCATCGCCCCCCCGCCCCGGGCCAGCACGCCGTCGGCCGCCTTGATGTTGAGGCTGCCCACCGAGTGGCCGGTGATCTGGATCGAGAAATGGGCGCTGGAGACCGCCGCCATTGCCTGCGAGGCCTGGCGCAGCACGGTGGCCGGGTCGGGGGCGGAGCTGTGGGCGGAGGGCGACGTGCTCCCGCCGCACGCGGCCAGGAGCAGCGTGGCCGCGGCGGCCGTGCCCTTGA
This genomic interval carries:
- a CDS encoding LppX_LprAFG lipoprotein: MTVRRGRGAAIWLKGTAAAATLLLAACGGSTSPSAHSSAPDPATVLRQASQAMAAVSSAHFSIQITGHSVGSLNIKAADGVLARGGGAMATVKVSLLGNLVSEQVVELGGKVYLKGPTGGYQSEDAANLYDVSQLLDPTNGLAGTLGQATDGTAVSSESVSSTPAYKLTARVPTTILKGLADLAPGQDTVVGTLWVAQSGSRLLKAIIPFKVQGATTNTVVTAELSDFDLPVSITTPSTSS